From Toxorhynchites rutilus septentrionalis strain SRP chromosome 2, ASM2978413v1, whole genome shotgun sequence, a single genomic window includes:
- the LOC129766944 gene encoding maltase A1-like, with product MSFGGSVLLLLFLTLIVGHSSARKPLGIREALVILMQKHVANNNWWQTASFYQIYPRSFKDSDGDGIGDLRGIMNQLPYLGQYLRIDGFWMSPIFKSPMADFGYDISDYYDIQPEYGTMADFDVLVARAKLYGLKIILDFVPNHTSDENEWFKKSENRENGFEDYYIWHPGKPNPANISQPLPPNNWVSIFRGSAWQWSDTRKEYYLHQFSVKQPDLNYRNPRVVEQMKDVMRFWLRRGVDGFRIDAVPTLFEIEQDAEGNYPDEPLSGNTNDPNDPGYTIHIYTQDQNETLDMVYQWRAVLDDFQKENGGDARIMMTESYSRIDIVMKYYGNGSAPGSHIPFNFGFITDLNKDSTANDIENVIKHWMNNMPSGEAVPNWVMGNHDQHRVGSRFGENKIDIMNMILFSLPGVSISYNGEEIGMTDVWISYNDTVDPAACNAGPDKYQYTTRDPERTPFQWDYLKNAGFSTADKTWLPVSPTFKDVNVKLQKSMDKSHLRVYQRLVWLRKSQAWKKGSLMTVVSGNVLVIIRELDKSQTMATLANIGATQQVVDISKMGFVPLGGFGVYQAVSGNSIHHLGEPVPLTRIVLDPFESVVVSGGGDYYYYEVLNAKH from the exons ATGTCGTTCGGAGGAAGTGTTTTGCTGCTATTGTTTCTCACGTTGATCGTTGGCCATTCTAGTGCCCGGAAACCACTCGGAATACGGGAAGCCTTGGTGATACTGATGCAAAAACATGTTGCCAACAATAATTGGTGGCAGACAGCGAGTTTCTACCAGATCTATCCACGATCCTTCAAAGACAGCGATGGCGATGGTATTGGCGATCTGCGTGGAATAATGAATCAACTACCGTATCTGGGACAATACCTTCGCATTGATGGATTCTGGATGTCCCCAATTTTCAAGTCACCCATGGCAGACTTTGGTTACGATATCTCCGATTATTACGACATTCAGCCAGAGTATGGAACAATGGCTGATTTTGACGTTCTCGTTGCAAGGGCAAAACTGTATGGACTGAAGATTATTTTGGACTTTGTACCGAACCATACCAGTGACGAGAATGAATGGTTTAAGAAGTCAGAAAACCGCGAAAATGGGTTCGAGGATTACTACATTTGGCATCCGGGTAAGCCTAATCCAGCGAACATCTCTCAACCTCTCCCACCAAACAATTGGGTAAGTATATTCCGAGGAAGTGCCTGGCAGTGGAGTGACACCAGGAAAGAGTACTATTTGCATCAGTTCTCTGTGAAACAACCTGACCTCAATTATCGTAACCCTCGAGTCGTTGAACAAATGAAGGATGTTATGCGTTTTTGGTTGAGACGTGGTGTTGATGGATTCCGAATCGATGCCGTGCCGACACTGTTTGAAATTGAACAGGATGCCGAGGGAAACTATCCTGACGAACCGTTAAGCGGAAACACGAATGACCCCAATGATCCGGGCTATACAATCCACATTTACACGCAGGATCAAAATGAAACACTTGATATGGTTTATCAGTGGCGCGCTGTATTGGATGATTTTCAAAAAGAGAATGGCGGAGATGCGAGAATAATGATGACCGAAtcgtattcgagaattgatatTGTTATGAAATATTATGGAAACGGTTCCGCTCCCGGGTCGCATATTCCTTTCAATTTTGGATTCATTACTGATTTGAACAAGGACTCAACCGCGAACGATATTGAAAATGTTATCAAGCACTGGATGAACAACATGCCTTCAGGGGAAGCAGTACCAAATTGGGTG ATGGGCAATCATGATCAACATCGAGTGGGCAGCAGGTTTGGCGAAAACAAAATCGATATTATGAACATGATCCTTTTCTCTCTACCGGGTGTCAGCATCAGCTACAAT GGCGAGGAGATTGGTATGACTGACGTATGGATTTCCTACAACGATACAGTTGATCCAGCCGCTTGTAATGCTGGTCCGGACAAGTATCAGTACACAACACGGGATCCAGAGAGAACCCCGTTCCAGTGGGATTACCTTAAGAATGCCGGATTTTCAACAGCCGATAAAACATGGCTTCCGGTGTCTCCCACGTTTAAGGACGTGAATGTGAAGTTGCAGAAATCCATGGATAAGAGCCATTTGAGGGTTTACCAGAGGCTGGTATGGCTGAGAAAATCGCAAGCATGGAAAAAGGGCTCCTTGATGACTGTAGTTTCAGGCAATGTTCTCGTCATTATAAGAGAACTGGATAAATCGCAAACTATGGCCACATTGGCGAATATTGGTGCCACACAGCAAGTGGTGGATATTTCTAAAATGGGATTCGTTCCTTTGGGAGGTTTCGGTGTTTATCAAGCGGTTTCTGGTAATTCTATTCATCATCTGGG GGAGCCTGTGCCTCTTACCAGAATCGTTCTGGATCCATTCGAATCAGTTGTCGTCAGTGGCGGAggagattattattattatgaggTTCTGAATGCCAAACATTAG